The Chryseobacterium sp. JV274 sequence CGGTAGCGGTTAATCCAAAAGCACCCAAAGGAAAAATTGTGGAAATTGATACAGTTTCTCTTTCCATCCAGCGTGAAGTGGTAGTAGGGTATCAACCGGAAGAAATGGAAATTGTAGGGAATAAATTATTTGTGGCCAATTCCGGAGGATACAAAGCTCCTGATTACGACAATACCGTTTCTGTAATAGACCTGAACACTTTTACTGAAATCCAAAAATTAAATGTTGCGATTAATCTTCACCACATTAAAAAAGATAATTACGGTGATCTGTACGTGAGTTCAAGAGGAGATTATTATAACGTTCCTTCCAGCCTATACCTTATAGATGCAGCAACAGGAATTGTTAAAAAAGATTTCCACCTCGCAGTGAGTGAAATGACAATCGTTAATGATAAACTCTATTTCTACGGAAATGAATTCAATTACAACACGCACAGCTATAAGAAGAGCTTTGGGATCATTGATGTAAAAACAGAACAAATTATTGCCAACAGCATTTTTGACAAAGAATACGAAACTGCGATTAAAACACCTTACGGAATTGCTGTAAACCCAATCACAGAAGATATCTATATGACAGATGCCAGAAATTATGTTTCTATGGGATTTGTCTATTGCTTTGATAAAAACGGACATTTTAAATGGAAAACAGAAGGCGGAAATATCCCTGCCCACTTTACCTTTTTATACAAATAACCAAACTTTAAGAAATGAAGAGAAATACCTTTACTTATTTAAAAATCGGAGTTTTATCATGTTTCCTGGCAGGTGTAATAGCCTGTAAGCACGATGATGAAGAGGAGTTTACCTTTAACGGTCTTGATGATTCTTATTCCATTGAACGTTTAAAGGTTTTGAGTATTCCAACCAATGCTTCAGGATCGGTTACGTGGAGTATCAATGATTCTATTATCTCTCAAAATTCAGAACTTGAATTTATCAGCCCAACAGCAGATGCTTATCCGCTGACTTTAAAAATTAATAACAAAGGAAACGAACAGGTTTATCATTCTAAAATCATTGTTACCAAAGAGAAAACACCTTACAGTAAATATATTGCTAAAGTATTGGAATTCCGTCCTGCTGTAGGACAGTTCATGAATGAAATTCCGGAATATATGCCTGGAAATACCGCTGCAAATATGCTTCAGAAAGCAAACGAATCGTTGGTGGGAGGTAATTCTACCATGATCAGTCTGGGCGGATATGGCGGATATGTGGTTTTCGGTTTTGATCATACCATTCCGAATTTGAACGGAAGGGATTTTAAAGTGTTAGGAAATGCATTCTTTGGAAATGATGCCAGTGATCAACGTTCAGGATCATGTGAGCCGGGAATTATTATGGTAGCCTACGACAGAAACAAAAACGGAAAACCTGATAATGATGAATGGTATGAAATTGCAGGCAGCGAATATTTTAAAAACGCAACAGTAAAAGAGTACAGTATAACGTACCATAAACCTGATGAAAATAAAACACCTGTAGCCGGAACCGAATTCTGGCAGACCGATGTAGAATATATCAAGTGGAATGATAATCTGGGGAATCAAGGTTTTAAAACAAAAAATACGTTCCATGCACAAAGCTATTATCCTTTATGGTTTACCGATAGTTCTTACGGCTTTTCGGGAACAAGACTGGCAAACAATTTTTACGATCAGAATGGTGACGGATCGTATTGGGTAGGAAAGTCATATGATTTCGGATACGCTGATAATGCTCCGAATAATGACGAAGCTTCCAATATTGATATTTCATGGGCTGTAGACAGAAACGGAAAATATGTGAAACTTCCCGGGGTAGATTTTATGAAAATATATACAGGAGTCAATCAGGAAGCTGGCTGGCTGGGAGAAGTTTCTACAGAAGTGGCAGGAGCCTACGATTTACATTTCAAATAATAATTCAATCTATTTAAATTAATAAAAAATGAAAAAGTTTTACCTTTTTATGATGCTTTTTCTGTTTGCATGTCTATCAAATGCACAGATAAAAGTTCAGGGCGTACCCAGAAATGATATTTCGGGGATCAGCAAGCTTAATACCACCACAATCAGTTTTTCTGATATTCAGTATTGGGTAGGATCAGGAGCTAACCAAGCTGCTTTTGTAGTGCAGTGGAACGACAGTAAAAACCCTGACGCTATGGTTTGGGGATTCAAATGGGACGGGAATGCTACAGGTGAAGATATGCTTAAAGCTATTGCTAAAGCAGATCACAGACTTTACACATTGCTGTATCAGGGAACACAATTTGGGTCAGCAGTAGGAGGAATAGGTTTTGACATAAACGGTCAAGGTACCAATGCACTGATCAAAAGCGGAAATGCCACTTATCCGTTATATCCGGTGAATGGTTTCGTTAATACAACAGCTTATGATTTTGACAGTTATACCATCGTAGATGCTGCCAACGATCACTGGCAGTCCGGATGGACGGTTAACGGGTATTGGTCTTATTGGGTAAAAAACCCTGCAGATGCTGATTTCGGATATTCCAGCGTAGGAGCTTCTTCACGTGTATTAGAAAACGGCTCATGGGATGTCTGGAACTTTAACGTAGGCTTTAATTCTACCCCAATTTCATCTACGCTTACCCCTGTTTCTCCTTATGTAGCATCCAATAACTTTACCAACGGATATTTCATGGTGAACGAAGAATGGTTTGGTCATACCAACGGTTCTGTGAACTTTATTGACAATAACGGTCAGATCAATTACCGTGTGTACAGTAATGCAAACAACAACCAGGCTTTCGGTGCAACTACACAATATGGAACCATCTATGGAGACAAATTCTATTTTGTATCAAAACAGGCTGCCGATGGAGGAGATACTCAATATACTCCGGGAGGAAGACTTGTTGTAGCTAATGCACAGACTATGCAGAAAATTGCCGGGTTTAATAACATTGGAGGCGGTGATGGAAGGTCATTTGTAGGAGTAAATGAGCACAAAGGATATATTGGTACTTCTACCGGAATTGTTCTTTTCAACATTGATAATTTACAGGTAGGTTCTTTAATTGCCGGAACTGGCGGCAGCGGACAGATTGGAAATATGATCCGTACTTCACAATATGTATTCGCAGTGAAGCAGGGAGTAGGAATTTTAGTAATTAATCCTAATACAGATACGGTAGTGAGTACCATTGCCGGAGGTTTCTATTCTGTTGCTCAGGCTAAAGACGGAAGCGTATGGGGAATTCAGGATCAGAAGCTGATCAGCATCAATCCCACTACTTTTGCCACACAGGTTTACAATATCCCAACAACGAAATATATTGGAGATTGGGGAGCATGGAATGCTGGTAAATTTTCAGCAAGTAATAAAGAAAATGCCTTATACTGGATCAATTCAATCAGCAGCTGGAGTTCAGGAACACAGATTGTAAGATTTGACGTTACAACGAAAACATTTAACGAAAACTTTGCCGCAATTCCAGGGCAGACAGGACAATTTAAGCAGATTCCTTACGGTGCGGCTCTTCGTGTAAATCCTGTTACCGGTGAACTTGTTCTGAACACAACAGAAAGCGGATACGGAGCACACTATCAGAAAAACTGGATCCATACTTATAATATGGCCGGAGCTCTTATCAGTACAAAAACTTTGAATGATTACTATTGGTTCCCGGCATTAACGGTATTTACCAATAACTCAGCTCCTGTTGTGAGTAACGTTTTACCTTCACAGGTTACAGCAGGAAATACTACTGCGATTGATTTGAAATCAATAGTTTCTGATGCAGACAATATGACTGTTTCAGTTGTGAAGTCTATCAAATCAAACAGTAATCCTACAGCAGTTTCTGCAGTAATTAATGATAATGATGAGCTGGTTTTAACACCACTTGTTGCAGGTACATCTGATATCGTGATCAAGTTTAACTCAAATGGTAAGTTAGTAGAAAAAACGCTTACAGTAAACAGTACTACTTCAACTTTGGCAACTGCTGAGGTTAAGAAACTTGAATTTGGTATTTATCCGAATCCGGTTACTGATATTCTTACCATCAAAACACAGGAGAAAATCCAGAATGTTTCTATGTATGATGCTTCAGGAAGAATGTTTAATGCGCAGCTGAACAACGGACAAATCAATGTAAGCGCGCTTCCAAAAGGTATTTATATTTTGAAAGCCATTACAGATAAAGCGGTATATCAGCAAAAAGTAATTAAAAACTAATACTATTTTAGATAGCAAATCTTGTTAATATAACCCTGGCCAGTTTTGGTCAGGGTTTATTTATGAAGTGATAGAGATTTTTTTATCATGAAAAATAGTAACACATTATTCCTAATAAAAAACCCGGCAAGCTTGAAAAGCCTGCCGGGTTTGATCTGTTGTGGATCTTTTATTTGATGATTACCTTTTTAGAGTAAGTTTTTCCTTCTTTCGTAGTAAGGTTCATGATGTATACTCCTTGTGGCTGCTTTGTTTCAAATGTATTTGATGTTAGCTTGGAACGGAATACTTCTTTTCCTGAAGTATTGGTAAGACTAACCTCCGAACCTTGTGTAGAAATATTTTTGTCAAGAGTAAACTGTCCATTCTGACTGTGAGCCATGAAATTGATGAACGGATCTTTGTACTGATATCCATAGTATACTCTAAGCTCACCACCAATATTTAGTAATCCTGAATTCACATTGATTTTGATACGGTCAAAAGGAATGTTCATGGTAAGTTCAATCTCACCTTTGCTTGGGTCTCCAGCTCCAAGGTTGAGCAGGCTGGTACTAAGATTTTGGCGATCGTTGTTGGAAACATCTCCATTGAATGTCTCAATTGATACACCTCCCAATACCTGAGCAGATAGTGGAGTACCATTTGAACCAATTCCAATGACAAGCTTATTGGTGTTATTGGCGATATTGGTCGTTGGGAAGATCAATGTCTGTTCCGTTCTCGCCAAAAGGCCTACTGAAACCTGGATAGTAGAGTAGTCAGTTTCGTTACTTCCTACTGCATTTTGAGGATTCAATACTCCGCAGCCTAAGCATACTCCCAATACCTGGTTGGTTTGGCTGCTTACATAGGTTTTCACAATCTGTGCAAAAGACATTGTGCTTGTTAAAAATAGGAATGATGCCAAAACTGCAGCTTTCATGGTGCGTTGGCCAAGTAATAAATAAGTTTTCATATGTAGAAAAATTTTGGGTTTTAGTTTCGTGTAAATTTATAAATAAAATGATTATGTTGCTTATTTTATTTCATATTTATGTGATTTGTTAATAATTTATTGATATTTATAATTATGAATTTATTTTTACTTAATAATTTGTTTTTGTATTTCGCTGAAAATGAATGCAAAAAAATACGGTAGTTAAAAGTCTACCGCATGTATCATATCGCTTATTTTATTATTTAATTAAAATTTTTCTGGAATATGTTTTTCCTTCTTTAGTCTGCACATTCATTATATAAACTCCTTCAGGCTGTCTCGGTTCAAAAGTGTTTGATTGTAATGTAGAACGAAATACTTCTTTACCAGAAGTGTTGAATAATGTGACTTCTGAGCCTTCTGCCGGAACATTTCCTCCAAGTGTAACCTGTCCGTTTTGACTGTGGGCCATAATGCTGATCAATGGATCCTGATAAGCATAATAAATTCGGAATCCGCCGCCAAGACTCAGTACACCTCCCGTTAAGCCTATTCTTATTCCGTCATAAGGTTTTGTCGGCTTGAATTCTACTGTTCCTCTGTTTGGTATTGCTCCCAGTTTAAGAAGACTTACATCTATCGTTCTGCGGTCCTCATTAGAAGTGCCTCCATTCATAGTTTCAAGAGTTACTCCACTTAATAACTGTACAGATAATGGAATGTTGTCTGTACCAATTCCTACAACCAGTCTTGTGTCTGATCTTAGGTCAGGAAAAATCAGTGTTTGTTGAATTCCACCCAACAAAGCTGTTCCCAATACCATTGTTGAATAGTCATCTTCGTTATACCCAACTGCATTCAAAGGATTCTCGATGTGACATCCCAGGCAGGCTACACCAAATACACCTGAGCTTTGAGCGTGTGCATAAATTCTGTTTTGTGCAAAAGATAATGTGCTGGTTGAAAATAGAAATAAAGCCATTAATCCGGCCTTAAAAGAGAATCGGTTTCCCAGAAGTAAATTAATTTTCATGTTATTTATTTTTATTGTGAATAGTTTTAGCCAAATTTAAGGATTAATAGACCAAGTAAAAAATAATATTTCCATTATTGGTGATGTTTTTAATGAAATTTAATATGGTCTTGTTATCGGATGACAAAGACTATTGATTCTTTGGATTGTATAAGAGGAAGATGCAAAAATTGAAGAGTATCTTTTGTTGGGTATAATTCAATGGAGGATTCCCAAAATGATAGGGTAGTGTGGTAATTTAGGAGATCCGGTGATTAAATAAGTAAGATACTGCCGGGTAAAGATGGTCCGAATGTATGTATAAAACAAAAAAAGGACTTTCGAAAAAATCCTTTTGTAGCCCGTAGGGGAATCGAACCCCTCTTACCAGAATGAAAATCTGAGGTCCTAACCGATAGACGAACGGGCCCTCTATCTTCCATTACCGAAATAATGTGTTAGTTTTTGTTTTTATAAGTATCAACTCTTAATCTTGTAGCCCGTAGGGGAATCGAACCCCTCTTACCAGAATGAAAATCTGAGGTCCTAACCGATAGACGAACGGGCCGGTTAGATTTATTTTATATATAGCTTTTCTACTGTGATCTTTATAAAACCACCGTTATTACAGTGGTTTTATAAGATGTAAGTAGCCCGTAGGGGAATCGAACCCCTCTTACCAGAATGAAAATCTGAGGTCCTAACCGATAGACGAACGGGCCAGCTATATTTTTACGCTAATTTATTAACGTGCTTTGTCAATTTGCTTTTCAAGTTAGCCGCTTTGTTCTTGTGGATAATATTTTTCTTAGCTAATTTATCCAATAAAGCGATAACTTTTGGCAGTTGTTCTGTAGCAGCAGCTTTGTTCTCTTCATTTCTTAAAGCTTTTAAAGCTGTTCTAGCAGTCTTGTGGTAATATCTGTTACGAAGTCTTCTAGTTTCGTTTTGTCTGATTCTCTTTAGTGCTGATTTATGATTTGCCATATCGTTTAAATGTGAGTGCAAAACTATAAACTTTTTTTAAAACTACCAAATTTATTTTCAAAAATTTTAATTTTCTTCTGAAAGGTACTTTCTTAGTTTATTTATTGCTTGTTCTATTTTTAAATTTTCTTGTTCTTTTTCTAATTTTTTGATCGTATTTCCCAGCATGATCAATGCATTGTTCCATTCTCCAGTGGTGTTGGTGAAAGTGAGTCCATCAATTGTTACTTCAAAAGCAACCCTCTCTCCAGTCCTGTAAAGTCTGAAACTGATTTTATCATCTCTGCCTGTAATCCCGTCTTCATTGATTTGTAAATCGTAACTTTTTGGGTTAGAGTGGATTTTCTTAAAAAGCAATTTCGCTTCTTGTATTTTTAAATCCGGCATGATATAAAATTTGGTAGCCTGTAGAAAACTACAAACAATGATTTATCAATATTATTTTTCATCAGTGCTGCCATATTTGGGTGACCAATCATGGCTAAAATTTTTGCAAATATAATGCTTTTGTGACATATAACATAAATGGAATGAATTTTTACGATAAAAGTAAAAGCCCTATATTATAATGATATTAATTTTCAGGTTGTTAGAATATTGCAATTGCTAATAAATTTTGTCAGAGCATTGTAAAAATCTGGAGAATATTAATTTTAAAAAGAGTTCTCAGAAAATATTCAAGCTGGTTTTGAAAGTAAAATACAGTATAAAATAAGCCATAAAAAAACCTTTAACGGATTCGTTAAAGGTTGATAAGTTTGTAGCCTATAGGGGAATCGAACCCCTGTTGCAAGAATGAAAATCTTGAGTCCTGACCACTAGACGAATAGGCCAAATTTTGAGGTTGCAAAAGTAATCATTAACTTTTTAACTTCAAAATTATTTTTTTTAATTATTTATAGACTTTCTGTATCACCGTGTTTTTGATACCTTTAGCTTCAAGCTCCTTTTGAAGTTTTGCTGCATCTTCCAACGTGTATACTTTTCCATAAGTGTAATAAAAAACGCCATTGTCTTTCTCTCTTTCCACATCTTTCAGGTTCTGAAGAATGTAAGAATTTCCATTCAGTTTATCACCCGAATATACTTCTATGGTGT is a genomic window containing:
- a CDS encoding YncE family protein; the encoded protein is MRKLNFYFLFLVLAFLSSCRTDDIIVRQEVVEGLPSENTAIKGFYMLNEGNMGSNKCTLDFFDYTKGTYYRNIYAEINPNVVKELGDVGNDIKIYGSKLYIVVNVSNKIEVLDAKTAKRITSIPLQNCRYLTFKGGKAYASSYAGPVAVNPKAPKGKIVEIDTVSLSIQREVVVGYQPEEMEIVGNKLFVANSGGYKAPDYDNTVSVIDLNTFTEIQKLNVAINLHHIKKDNYGDLYVSSRGDYYNVPSSLYLIDAATGIVKKDFHLAVSEMTIVNDKLYFYGNEFNYNTHSYKKSFGIIDVKTEQIIANSIFDKEYETAIKTPYGIAVNPITEDIYMTDARNYVSMGFVYCFDKNGHFKWKTEGGNIPAHFTFLYK
- a CDS encoding T9SS type A sorting domain-containing protein codes for the protein MKINLLLGNRFSFKAGLMALFLFSTSTLSFAQNRIYAHAQSSGVFGVACLGCHIENPLNAVGYNEDDYSTMVLGTALLGGIQQTLIFPDLRSDTRLVVGIGTDNIPLSVQLLSGVTLETMNGGTSNEDRRTIDVSLLKLGAIPNRGTVEFKPTKPYDGIRIGLTGGVLSLGGGFRIYYAYQDPLISIMAHSQNGQVTLGGNVPAEGSEVTLFNTSGKEVFRSTLQSNTFEPRQPEGVYIMNVQTKEGKTYSRKILIK
- a CDS encoding cell surface protein; its protein translation is MKRNTFTYLKIGVLSCFLAGVIACKHDDEEEFTFNGLDDSYSIERLKVLSIPTNASGSVTWSINDSIISQNSELEFISPTADAYPLTLKINNKGNEQVYHSKIIVTKEKTPYSKYIAKVLEFRPAVGQFMNEIPEYMPGNTAANMLQKANESLVGGNSTMISLGGYGGYVVFGFDHTIPNLNGRDFKVLGNAFFGNDASDQRSGSCEPGIIMVAYDRNKNGKPDNDEWYEIAGSEYFKNATVKEYSITYHKPDENKTPVAGTEFWQTDVEYIKWNDNLGNQGFKTKNTFHAQSYYPLWFTDSSYGFSGTRLANNFYDQNGDGSYWVGKSYDFGYADNAPNNDEASNIDISWAVDRNGKYVKLPGVDFMKIYTGVNQEAGWLGEVSTEVAGAYDLHFK
- the rpsT gene encoding 30S ribosomal protein S20; translation: MANHKSALKRIRQNETRRLRNRYYHKTARTALKALRNEENKAAATEQLPKVIALLDKLAKKNIIHKNKAANLKSKLTKHVNKLA
- a CDS encoding T9SS type A sorting domain-containing protein gives rise to the protein MKTYLLLGQRTMKAAVLASFLFLTSTMSFAQIVKTYVSSQTNQVLGVCLGCGVLNPQNAVGSNETDYSTIQVSVGLLARTEQTLIFPTTNIANNTNKLVIGIGSNGTPLSAQVLGGVSIETFNGDVSNNDRQNLSTSLLNLGAGDPSKGEIELTMNIPFDRIKINVNSGLLNIGGELRVYYGYQYKDPFINFMAHSQNGQFTLDKNISTQGSEVSLTNTSGKEVFRSKLTSNTFETKQPQGVYIMNLTTKEGKTYSKKVIIK
- a CDS encoding DUF5074 domain-containing protein; its protein translation is MKKFYLFMMLFLFACLSNAQIKVQGVPRNDISGISKLNTTTISFSDIQYWVGSGANQAAFVVQWNDSKNPDAMVWGFKWDGNATGEDMLKAIAKADHRLYTLLYQGTQFGSAVGGIGFDINGQGTNALIKSGNATYPLYPVNGFVNTTAYDFDSYTIVDAANDHWQSGWTVNGYWSYWVKNPADADFGYSSVGASSRVLENGSWDVWNFNVGFNSTPISSTLTPVSPYVASNNFTNGYFMVNEEWFGHTNGSVNFIDNNGQINYRVYSNANNNQAFGATTQYGTIYGDKFYFVSKQAADGGDTQYTPGGRLVVANAQTMQKIAGFNNIGGGDGRSFVGVNEHKGYIGTSTGIVLFNIDNLQVGSLIAGTGGSGQIGNMIRTSQYVFAVKQGVGILVINPNTDTVVSTIAGGFYSVAQAKDGSVWGIQDQKLISINPTTFATQVYNIPTTKYIGDWGAWNAGKFSASNKENALYWINSISSWSSGTQIVRFDVTTKTFNENFAAIPGQTGQFKQIPYGAALRVNPVTGELVLNTTESGYGAHYQKNWIHTYNMAGALISTKTLNDYYWFPALTVFTNNSAPVVSNVLPSQVTAGNTTAIDLKSIVSDADNMTVSVVKSIKSNSNPTAVSAVINDNDELVLTPLVAGTSDIVIKFNSNGKLVEKTLTVNSTTSTLATAEVKKLEFGIYPNPVTDILTIKTQEKIQNVSMYDASGRMFNAQLNNGQINVSALPKGIYILKAITDKAVYQQKVIKN